TCATTCCATACCTTTCATGCTCACTCCAATCTTGCACAACATGAGAACGGTCAGTAAAAATAGTGAGCATTAACAGCACATGACTGTCTACCGTCAAGTATGTAAAAGGACGAGAAAGGTGACATAATACTAATAACAAGCCAATGACATGTGAAAACAAAGAAGAAcaaaaaaagggatttttatgtaaataaagttCTCGTGAGGAAactgacaaataaatatttttaatctttaatcGCTGCACTTTGTTCTTAAATAGAGGTCAATGGATGTCATATTTTTTGGGTGCATGTGTTTTGTAAGTAAAACACAtaatttaaaaccttttctattggttaaatataacaaattaacttttatattgaattttgttgtattgcGTAATTATTTTATGCCTCATTGTGTCATCAATTTAGCTTAATatctatattataatattattgtaaTGGTCACTGTGACTTCTTACCCACATTATGGTGAAAATAATGACCTCAAGCTTTGTTAGAATTAATTACAATTTTTAGTAGCATCTTGCACCCACCATTTTCAGGAATTTTGACAAATATTTACcgatataaaaatgtacatcgAATAGTTTATGCCAATGTctcacttttttattacttttctcACGCGCAGAATAGGCTATGCCGTCATGTAGTATACGATCATGCACCTGTTGCCCACGAGCATGTTCAGTAGTCGCAGGTCAGAGTGAGTCTAGCTACTGGTAGGCGCCGTCTATACCAGAATTCAAGCCATGAGTTCCTGACTTGTGCGGTCATCACTTGCTCAGAGAATCAGGAAGGATGAATTAAGGTGTCTCGTGCCATTGGAATTTTGTGGGCGGTGAAAAAATCAGACAGCACTCAAGCAATACGATCTAACTTCTTTGGTCAGCGTCAGAGACAAGAACTATATATATGAGCAGTGATGGAGCGTGACTGATCATATCATCAGGGAACTGAGCAGGCACACTGATCACTGTGGGACTTATTAGCTTGAGAGCGGACTACATCCCTCACCACTGACAGCATTACAGGAAAACAGACACTGAGGACAGAGAGCTGAAATAACAAGACCACAGACATGGGACTGCTACGTGTTGAAGACCTGGTATGTTTGTGCTGATGTATGTAAGCAATGTTGTGTATGCAGGTATGATTCTGGCTgtgatcttaaagggacagttcacataaaaatgaaaactctgtcatcatttactttccctcaagttgctccaaacctctatacatttctttgttctgatgaacacaaaaaagaagaatgtttgcaaccaAATAGTTTTGGGGCACTATTAACTAATATGGTATAGGAAGAAaactattatggtagtcaatggtgcccaacTGGGTCcgacattcttcataatatcttcttttgtgttcaactcaaaatagaaatgtatacaggtttggaacaacttaagggcgaataaatgataacagtttaattttttggtgaactatccctttaacatgtcTAAATGTTAACATAGATAGCTTAATTTTAAGATTTATGTGTGTAGACATTTGTCCATCACAAACATAGagacaacaaaaatatttttttttcttctaaatattcatttattgtaTTAATTTCCTatattaatactgtatatttattatatattttaaaatatataagtaaTACATGCTACTATATTACAATAAtattacaagaaaaaaagacatgaaAGCAAGCAAAATATTGGGGGTGTTGATGTTATTAAGTATCTGTCAGTGATATAAAGGATCCAGCTGCACAGGCCTTTCCTtctattttaaacaacaaatgtattaatcatttattttgatacACAAAACAGCTGAACACTCCCTCTGCCCCACCCAGCCAATCAGACGAAATTAAACTACATCTGCTTTAAACTACATAGCTCTACTTTCTCTGGAGACTGTTTAATTCTAGAAACGgtatatgtaataataaatgtacagtaagtgtGACAGCTGTCATGTCATATCACAGATCACCGGGAAGAGAGGCGAGGGAAAGGAGGAAGGATGTGCCTGTGCAGAGGTGTTTCTTGCAGGAGAATATGAGACCACCATCATTCAGGAGAAACAGGATGGTCTTCCGATACAAAAGGACCCAAAGGAAACCTCCCAGAATGACATCAAACAGTGCGAACAAAGTTTCAAACTCAACGTATGAATGCATACAAGTTTACAAGAATTGACATGACTCGACACATTGAAATCAACAACTTGCAAAGTAATATGTatcatctttctttgtgttaggTTGACCGGTCAGGGCAGTTAAAACTAGAGACTGTCGAGGACCTCTTTAACATTCTGCAgctgaggaagaggaggaaggaGAGAAAGATTCAAGTGCAAAAGAAACAGCCAGAACCAGAAATCCTGGTAAGGGAGCTAAGTATATAATGCAATAAATTGATTTCAGAGCCTCAGTTTATATGTTGATTATATCCCTGCATTTTTCAGCCGGAGACAGTTGACCAGATCACGTTTCTGAAGGCtgtaacagaaaataaaatgccTATGGTTGAGAAATATCTCTCGGATGGTGGGGATCCCAATGCCTGTGATCATGTAAGTgtaaacaaccatatacataCATTGGCAAAGGCTTTTGTCGTGCATTTAACTTATCAGTTTTTATTAGAATGTGTGTTCCTcatgaacccacaaccttggctCATGAGCGCGCTTTACCAATTGAGCAACAAGAACAAAAGTACTCCAATGcaatgcatgtactgtatggaGTTAAGCTTTCGCTCacactttctctgttttctcagTTTAAGCGCTCAGCTCTGCATAAGGCCAGTGCACAGGGTCACATAGACATCATGAAGAAACTCCTGGATAGTGGAGCATCCtgggaacaaaaagacaaggtAGAACAGATGTGGCTGTCTTCCAAAAACACATTCCTTTCACTTATTGCTCCATGTTATAATTCCTAGACACCAATTTGTCATCTTTTCTCTTTATGattctttattaataaatgtttgtagCTGGATGCCACAGCTGTGCACTGGGCCTGTAGAGGTGGAAGCCTGCCTGCCCTGGAGTTTCTACTCAATGAAGGAGCCAAATTCACCTCTAGAGACAAGgtagatatacagtacaggCCATGCAGAACACCAGATGGTCTTTAGAGACTGATAATAATGTCTACAAATGATGTACATGTCTCTTCATATTAAAAGGACATACATTATATTCAACACATACCTGTAAGTGCACTAACTAGTGTTCTTATTGTGTATCTGCAGCTATGTAGCACTCCCCTCCATGTCGCAGTTCGGACGGGACATTACGAGTGCGCTGAGCATCTCATTCACTGTGGAGCTGATGTAAATGCTAAAGACAGGGTGAGATTttttgcactttatttaaacatataatttttGCTTCGTTTTTACAATCACTGACACATGCAGGATTATTATTCTGTCTATTTAATGCTAATGTCCTGTGTTTTTCCAGGATGGAGACACACCCATGCATGATGCGGTGCGGATAAATAGattcaaaatgataaaactgCTGATGATGTATGGAGCCAGTCTTAATTCCGAAAACAATGTAAGTTCAATCAGGACACATAAAGCctagaaatacaaaatatttccttGGTGCCATCTTGAGGGAGAGTGAATCATTACAAGATTCTGCTCAAGAGGATCTTTATACTTACTCCATGGGGGGAAATATCAAATGTGAGAAGCAGGATATTTAAAGCTAAAGAATGTTTTTGTCTATTtgtttatatcaaaataaataaaaaaacactctaCTGTATTCCTTAAAAGTTTAATATGTACATGTATACAAATTTGAATAATATATCTTAAAACTGTGTTGTTTGCAGGATGGAAAGACACCTATGGAGACACTGCATTCATGGCAGAAAGGAGTAAAAAACATCCTGAATAATTTTAATGAGGAGGCTGAACCAAAGTCAAACGACTCAACTTCCTTCCTACTATTAAACTAGactttgttctttctttctttcttgtttaaCAGTCAAACTGAGCAGTGCTTTGCAATAGTGAAAGATAATTGCATCGATGACTCTAATTGCTGGCAATAGAGCATCAAGAtccttaatatttttttcaccaaaatattttgagaGAATGGAAATGTCAAGTAAGTGACAGTGGgtgtttctttatttgtttattcagtCTATGTATTTATTAGCTATATTTTGCATTACCCTTATGATCTCATTGACcacatgtataaaaaatgttcaTGACAAGTTTGGATCTATTGAGACACTTCATGGGCTGCTGCACTTGTAGACAGACTGGAGACAGAAATGATACAGAATGTGAATGCAGGTCTGAGAATGTTTAGTTATGTAAAGTTTTTGTGATGgatattatttttgtacattaattgttttgtaattttggAGTCAACTGAGAAAGAATATGGAAATGGGTAAATGGGCATCCCTTTCAATATGCACCATGGTgaaatgtgttaatgcaaaatgttattTCCCCTTTAATTTAACTGTGAACCATTTTAATTTgctgtatttaaataaagtgttttggtatttgTGCTTTACACATTTTTCTGGGTCTTTGTCTGTTTAACTATTatcagtgtatatataaaatatatacaacgGAAATATCAATccacaaattaaattaaacagtaCACAAACCGGCAACAATCTAAAAATGCGAAATGCACACACTCACCTCCACCACAACCATAACATAACGATGTGGGCTGCGCATATTGCTACGCAACTATGAGGTTCACGAGTGCACGCTCCCAGCAGCCTTTGCTGTTGATCCGCCTCTTCCGATTGGTGGAATTTGAAAATAAGTACGCGCGACTGTTTGAGCGATGAGACGACGCAAATAAAACCCATCAACGAAATCTAACGTAATATTACACACAattttatcaattgacagcccTGTAAGTCGATTAAATTATCTTGTTCTATTGTCTTGTTCTGAATTGTTGACTTTATGTAGTCAGTTGAAATTCTGTTGTTGTGTTCGTATTGAAAGTGTCAGATTTCTGCCAAACCTTAAATGTCCGGAGAATGCCGTCGTTTGATCACACAACACCACAAAgtctatataaaacattaatcgttgcaacaaacaatacaatgcatttaaatcaaatgtgaTAAATGGGTAAAGCCCTAATTATTTATCCGCGTTACAAAATCTATTATCACAAACTCTTCTTTAGTTACCTTTAGGTTTGttgttatctttttatttacagcAGGATGATGGAATCAGGGCTAAAGGATGAAACGGCAAGACCTGAGATGATAGTTGTGGAAGATCTCAGGAGAAATCTGTCCTCGGAGTTCGGCGAGTGTTCAGATTTGCAGGTCAGCTGCCAGCCAGCCATGGGTTTATAAACATGAGGATTTTAACATAAGTGAATCTGTTACATGATCAATGGAAGGGTTTTATGTTTTGGTGTTTCTTTTGAAGGACCCGGCTGACCTGGAGAAGGAACACTTGAAGGTTTATCTTAGAATAAGGCCATTTTCAGCAGCTGAAATTGAGAATGGAGAATCACAggtaaataatgagagaaaaTTATCTATTTGGGGCACTTGTAAAATGTTTGCAACTTTATTGAGCCGATGCCTACAATGTATATATTCGTAGTTGATTTCTGATATGCCTCTCCTTTATCTCTTTTGCTTTTCTGAAGGACTGTGTGGCCATACAGCTTCCAGAG
The sequence above is drawn from the Triplophysa dalaica isolate WHDGS20190420 chromosome 15, ASM1584641v1, whole genome shotgun sequence genome and encodes:
- the ankrd1a gene encoding ankyrin repeat domain-containing protein 1 isoform X1 — its product is MYSKCDSCHVISQITGKRGEGKEEGCACAEVFLAGEYETTIIQEKQDGLPIQKDPKETSQNDIKQCEQSFKLNVDRSGQLKLETVEDLFNILQLRKRRKERKIQVQKKQPEPEILPETVDQITFLKAVTENKMPMVEKYLSDGGDPNACDHFKRSALHKASAQGHIDIMKKLLDSGASWEQKDKLDATAVHWACRGGSLPALEFLLNEGAKFTSRDKLCSTPLHVAVRTGHYECAEHLIHCGADVNAKDRDGDTPMHDAVRINRFKMIKLLMMYGASLNSENNDGKTPMETLHSWQKGVKNILNNFNEEAEPKSNDSTSFLLLN
- the ankrd1a gene encoding ankyrin repeat domain-containing protein 1 isoform X2, with translation MGLLRVEDLITGKRGEGKEEGCACAEVFLAGEYETTIIQEKQDGLPIQKDPKETSQNDIKQCEQSFKLNVDRSGQLKLETVEDLFNILQLRKRRKERKIQVQKKQPEPEILPETVDQITFLKAVTENKMPMVEKYLSDGGDPNACDHFKRSALHKASAQGHIDIMKKLLDSGASWEQKDKLDATAVHWACRGGSLPALEFLLNEGAKFTSRDKLCSTPLHVAVRTGHYECAEHLIHCGADVNAKDRDGDTPMHDAVRINRFKMIKLLMMYGASLNSENNDGKTPMETLHSWQKGVKNILNNFNEEAEPKSNDSTSFLLLN